A segment of the Opitutia bacterium genome:
GCCCATAAATGCGCCTTCGCCCAGAACCGCGAATCCCGAGACCCGTGCCCCCGGGCACAACTGCGAAAAGTCACCGATGACCGCATCGTGGCCGACGGAAACACCCACGTTAACGATTACGTGCTGCCCGACTTGGACTTGGGGACCGACAAAAGCCCCGGCCGCAATATAGGCTCCCGCGCCGATCTCGGCACTGCGGCTCACGGCCGAACGGGGATCGATCACCGCGACAGCCCGGTGCCCTGCTGCCCCGAGCCTAGCGGCAATCCGCAACCTCACATCGTTGGCTCCAATCGCCATGATGTAGGTGCCCTGCGCTCCCAATTCGAAATGACTGATGGGACCGAGGCACGGCCTGCCCATCACCACACGTCCCCTCGCGGATTCATCGTCGTCGTAGAGGGCTGTCACGGTCCAGCCCGCAAGCTCGGCGGCATCCACCACTTCGGCGGAAAAGCCGCCGGCTCCGATCACGACCAGCGATTTGTCGGTTTTCATTGTGCAGTATACCCTCCGTCCACCGGCAAGACG
Coding sequences within it:
- a CDS encoding NeuD/PglB/VioB family sugar acetyltransferase; the encoded protein is MKTDKSLVVIGAGGFSAEVVDAAELAGWTVTALYDDDESARGRVVMGRPCLGPISHFELGAQGTYIMAIGANDVRLRIAARLGAAGHRAVAVIDPRSAVSRSAEIGAGAYIAAGAFVGPQVQVGQHVIVNVGVSVGHDAVIGDFSQLCPGARVSGFAVLGEGAFMGSNAVLGPRGNMGEWSLLGAASFANRAVAARVLAVGVPARSVAT